A single region of the Gilliamella apis genome encodes:
- a CDS encoding 3-deoxy-7-phosphoheptulonate synthase, with translation MLKDTLNNVRIRDEHMLITPEEIKKLYPLSSELENQIASSRQTIVDILERRDHRLLIVCGPCSIHDPDAAIEYAHKLKKLSDEVKDNLFIVMRVYFEKPRTTVGWKGMINDPHMDSSFDIEHGLKKARKLLLDITKIGLPIATEALDPNTPQYIGDLISWSAIGARTTESQTHREMASGLSMPVGFKNGTDGSLDVAINAMKSASMAHRFVGINQKGQVTVLQTLGNPHGHVILRGGKTPNYDAENVALCEQQMDKAKLVPNLMIDCSHANSNKDYRNQPIVADSIIEQIKQGNNSIIGVMIESNLFEGNQSSEQPKENFKYGVSVTDACINFETTEQLLRRMDSDLAKPLLSRQKQTI, from the coding sequence ATGTTAAAAGACACACTAAATAATGTTCGAATCAGAGATGAGCATATGTTAATCACACCAGAAGAAATAAAAAAACTTTATCCATTATCATCTGAATTAGAAAATCAAATTGCTTCATCCCGACAAACCATTGTTGATATTTTAGAACGTCGAGATCACCGATTACTTATAGTTTGTGGTCCTTGTTCTATTCATGATCCTGATGCAGCTATTGAATATGCACATAAACTAAAAAAACTTTCTGATGAAGTGAAAGATAACTTATTTATTGTTATGCGAGTTTATTTTGAAAAACCAAGAACTACTGTTGGTTGGAAAGGTATGATTAATGACCCGCATATGGATAGCTCGTTTGATATTGAACATGGCTTAAAAAAAGCACGTAAATTGTTACTTGATATCACTAAGATTGGATTACCAATTGCAACAGAAGCATTAGATCCAAACACACCGCAATACATTGGTGATTTAATTAGCTGGTCAGCTATTGGAGCGAGAACAACTGAATCACAAACCCATCGAGAAATGGCTTCTGGCCTATCAATGCCTGTTGGTTTCAAAAATGGTACAGATGGGAGTTTAGACGTAGCAATTAATGCGATGAAATCAGCTTCAATGGCGCATCGATTTGTTGGTATTAATCAAAAAGGGCAAGTTACAGTATTACAAACTTTAGGTAATCCGCACGGTCACGTGATTCTAAGAGGCGGAAAAACACCTAATTATGATGCTGAAAATGTTGCTTTATGTGAACAGCAAATGGATAAGGCTAAATTAGTCCCTAACTTAATGATAGATTGTAGTCATGCTAATTCCAACAAAGATTACCGCAATCAACCTATCGTTGCAGACTCGATTATTGAGCAAATTAAGCAAGGCAATAACTCAATTATTGGAGTAATGATAGAGAGTAATTTATTTGAAGGTAATCAATCATCTGAACAACCAAAAGAAAATTTCAAATATGGAGTATCTGTTACTGATGCTTGTATTAACTTTGAAACGACTGAGCAATTATTGCGAAGAATGGATAGTGATTTAGCTAAACCACTACTTAGTCGACAAAAGCAGACTATCTAA